Sequence from the Longimicrobiaceae bacterium genome:
CTTCGACGCGGTGGAGGACGGGCTCTGCGAGTTCCTGCGGGGTGCCAGCCGGAACGGGGCGGACCGGGTGCTGGGGGTCGCGGTGCGCGGCCGTGCGCTGGCGGACGGGGGGGCGTGGCGCCTGCTCCGCTCGGGGGCCTCGGACGTGCTGGCCTGGGACTGCTCCCCATCGCCCGGGGCGGAGCTGGCGGCGCGCTTCCAGCGCTGGAGCGAGGTGGACCGCCTGATCGACTCCCCGCTCGTGCGCAACAACCTGGTGGGCGCCAGCCCCTGCTGGCGCTCGCTGCTGCGGCAGGTGGTGGAGGCGGCGTGCTTCACCGACGCCCCGGTGATGATCCTGGGCGAGAGCGGGACCGGGAAGGAGCTGGTGGCACGGCTCATCCATTCGCTCGACCGGCGCCCCCGCAAGCGCGAGCTGGTGGTGCTGGACTGTACCACGGTGGTCCCTGAGCTCTCCGGGAGCGAGTTCTTCGGCCACGAGCGCGGGGCCTTCACCGGCGCGACCGGGCCGCGCGAGGGCGCCTTCGCGCTGGCCGACGGCGGCACCCTCTTCCTGGACGAGGTGGGGGAGCTGCCGCCGCGTCTGCAGGCGCAGCTGCTGCGGGTCGTGCAGGAGCGCACCTACAAGCGCGTGGGCGGGAACGCCTGGCACCGCACCGACTTCCGCCTGGTCTGCGCCACCCACCGCGACCTCCCCGAAGAGGTAGCCCGCGGCGCCTTCCGCGCCGACCTCTACTACCGCATGGCCAGCGTCACCTGCCGCATGCCCCCGCTGCGCGACCGGCCCGAGGACGTGGTTCCCCTCTTTCTCCATTTCCTGGCCGAGCTCCTCCC
This genomic interval carries:
- a CDS encoding sigma 54-interacting transcriptional regulator, whose protein sequence is MEELASAGFDAAPLEREEPGGAGVVFFDAVEDGLCEFLRGASRNGADRVLGVAVRGRALADGGAWRLLRSGASDVLAWDCSPSPGAELAARFQRWSEVDRLIDSPLVRNNLVGASPCWRSLLRQVVEAACFTDAPVMILGESGTGKELVARLIHSLDRRPRKRELVVLDCTTVVPELSGSEFFGHERGAFTGATGPREGAFALADGGTLFLDEVGELPPRLQAQLLRVVQERTYKRVGGNAWHRTDFRLVCATHRDLPEEVARGAFRADLYYRMASVTCRMPPLRDRPEDVVPLFLHFLAELLPGGEAPALDDAVRELLVRRAYPGNVRDLRQLAARVAYRHVGPGPVTVGDIPDDERPPAEADAEDWRDGDFDTAIRRALALGMGLKEIGRLASEAAIRIAVGDAEGNLQRAAAVLGCTDRALQIRRAQERQARV